The following proteins are co-located in the Paenibacillus sp. JNUCC32 genome:
- a CDS encoding FAD-dependent oxidoreductase, which yields MRNETEVSDITVIGGGLAGVCAAVAAARLGQKVALVQNRPVLGGNSSSEVRVWVCGATAHGINRYARETGIMGEMFVENQYRNPDGNPYLWDLIVLETVRAEPNITLFLNTDVHEVEADGDSDARQIRSVTGWMMGSERRIRFESPVFLDCTGDGLVGFLAGAKYRLGREARDEYGEEWAPETADDVTLGSTLLFYTKDAGHPVKFVPPVFAKDITQTPIPIKRVIRSGDSGCHYWWIEWGGELDTVHDNERIRDELWSVIYGIWDYIKNSGKFDAANMTLEWVGAQPGKREYRRFVGDYVLTQNDIMAQEPFGDRVAFGGWSIDLHPPQGMYAEESGSKHMHADGNYHIPFRSLYSANVANLLFAGRNISATHVAFGTTRVMATCAVLGEAAGTAAALCVQHSLSPRELSRSRSGELGQTLLKQDASVLGVANRDPLDLARSAKVSASSHLSRIAIEEAEAPYPLERDIAVLMPADPGLAGEVAWLVDAEQETDMMVEVWSTGRPENYVPAALEFRTSVRIIPGQGQWVPVQLDWQPAEPQNAFIIVRKNPDLTLYLSSKPMSGLLAFERGAPARVSKELEDHDDSQPVVEWSMKGLVRKLFCLRSAIGSRAYQPEHVIDGYKRPYGGPHMWVSERIADGETPWLKLEWKEVQSVREIHLIFNDDVNEDLINLHHHRTPFDIIPELVRAYRLEALNSEGKWITLASEALNRRRRTVHRLEEPVPCAALRLVVERTNGSDYAEVIEVRAYG from the coding sequence ATGAGAAACGAAACGGAAGTAAGCGACATAACGGTGATTGGCGGCGGTTTGGCAGGGGTCTGCGCGGCGGTGGCGGCCGCGAGGCTCGGACAAAAGGTAGCGCTCGTGCAGAACCGCCCGGTTCTGGGCGGCAACTCCAGCAGCGAGGTGCGCGTATGGGTATGCGGCGCGACGGCCCACGGGATCAACCGCTATGCCCGGGAAACCGGCATTATGGGCGAGATGTTCGTGGAGAACCAGTACCGGAATCCGGACGGCAACCCGTATCTATGGGATTTGATCGTGCTGGAGACCGTGCGGGCCGAGCCGAACATCACCCTGTTCTTGAATACGGACGTGCATGAGGTAGAAGCGGACGGAGATTCTGACGCGCGGCAGATCCGTTCGGTTACCGGTTGGATGATGGGCTCGGAGCGGCGCATCCGGTTTGAGAGTCCCGTGTTCCTGGATTGCACGGGGGACGGGCTGGTCGGATTCCTGGCGGGAGCGAAATACCGGCTCGGACGGGAAGCGCGCGATGAATACGGGGAAGAGTGGGCGCCGGAGACGGCGGACGATGTGACACTCGGCAGCACGCTGCTGTTCTACACGAAGGATGCCGGACATCCGGTAAAATTCGTGCCGCCCGTCTTTGCCAAGGATATTACGCAGACGCCGATCCCGATCAAACGGGTCATCCGCAGCGGCGACTCGGGCTGCCATTACTGGTGGATCGAATGGGGCGGCGAGCTCGACACCGTGCATGACAATGAGCGCATCCGCGATGAGCTGTGGTCAGTCATATATGGCATATGGGACTATATCAAAAATTCCGGCAAATTCGATGCCGCCAATATGACGCTGGAGTGGGTCGGCGCTCAGCCGGGCAAGCGGGAATACCGCCGGTTTGTCGGCGACTATGTGCTCACGCAGAACGATATTATGGCCCAAGAGCCGTTCGGGGACCGGGTGGCCTTCGGCGGCTGGTCGATCGATCTGCATCCGCCGCAGGGCATGTACGCCGAAGAGAGCGGCTCGAAGCATATGCATGCGGACGGGAATTACCATATACCGTTCCGCAGCCTGTACTCGGCGAACGTGGCCAACCTGTTGTTCGCCGGGCGCAACATCAGCGCCACCCACGTGGCCTTCGGCACCACGCGGGTGATGGCGACCTGCGCCGTCCTGGGCGAAGCGGCCGGCACGGCGGCGGCGCTGTGCGTCCAGCACAGCCTCTCCCCGCGCGAGCTGTCCCGCAGCCGGAGCGGGGAGCTTGGGCAGACGCTGCTGAAGCAGGATGCCTCCGTGCTCGGGGTTGCAAACCGCGATCCGCTGGATCTGGCCCGAAGCGCCAAGGTCAGCGCATCGTCCCACCTGTCCAGGATCGCGATCGAGGAGGCGGAGGCGCCTTACCCGCTGGAGCGGGACATCGCCGTGCTGATGCCGGCCGATCCGGGGCTGGCGGGCGAGGTGGCATGGCTGGTGGATGCGGAGCAGGAGACCGACATGATGGTGGAGGTTTGGAGCACGGGACGTCCGGAGAATTACGTGCCGGCCGCGTTAGAATTTCGCACCTCCGTCCGGATCATCCCGGGGCAGGGACAGTGGGTCCCCGTCCAGCTGGATTGGCAGCCGGCGGAGCCGCAGAACGCCTTTATCATCGTGCGCAAAAATCCGGATCTGACGCTGTATTTGTCGTCCAAGCCGATGAGCGGGCTGCTTGCCTTCGAACGGGGGGCGCCAGCCCGCGTCTCCAAGGAGTTGGAAGACCATGATGACAGCCAGCCGGTGGTGGAGTGGAGCATGAAGGGGCTGGTCCGCAAGCTGTTCTGCCTGCGGTCGGCGATCGGTTCAAGGGCGTATCAACCGGAGCATGTTATTGATGGATACAAGCGTCCTTACGGCGGTCCGCATATGTGGGTATCGGAGCGAATCGCAGACGGGGAGACGCCTTGGTTGAAGCTGGAGTGGAAGGAAGTGCAGTCGGTCCGCGAGATTCACCTGATCTTCAACGATGATGTCAACGAGGATCTGATCAATCTGCATCATCATCGTACGCCGTTCGACATCATCCCTGAGCTGGTCCGTGCCTACAGACTAGAAGCACTGAATTCGGAAGGGAAGTGGATCACCCTTGCCTCGGAGGCGTTGAACCGCCGCCGGAGAACTGTCCACCGTTTGGAGGAGCCCGTTCCATGCGCGGCGCTTCGATTGGTGGTGGAGCGCACGAACGGCTCTGATTATGCCGAGGTTATTGAAGTGAGGGCTTACGGTTAG
- a CDS encoding carbohydrate ABC transporter permease — MTKALYTKIIVTFIMLFFSVVMIVPFLWMISTSFKMPAEVFQYPIKWIPAQFMWDHHVKVWTGANSFGHYYLNSLKVALISTVGAVLLSALAAYGFARIEFKGRNAMFMIYLSMMMVPPQVLFVPKFIMFDWVGIYNTHWALILPGVFTIFGVFMMRQFFLSVPHEISEAAFIDGAGHFRIFSRIILPMAKPSLATLAIIDFSWHWNDYENALVFLIDQDLYTVPLGLQNFILENTVDYNGMMAAATAGIIPMILVFLIGQKYIIQGVASSAVKG; from the coding sequence ATGACCAAAGCCTTATACACCAAAATAATCGTCACGTTCATTATGCTGTTCTTCAGCGTGGTTATGATCGTTCCTTTCCTCTGGATGATCAGCACCTCGTTCAAGATGCCGGCGGAAGTATTCCAGTACCCGATTAAGTGGATTCCCGCCCAATTCATGTGGGATCATCATGTGAAAGTGTGGACCGGAGCGAACAGCTTTGGCCACTACTACCTCAACTCGCTTAAAGTCGCCTTGATCAGCACCGTCGGCGCGGTATTGCTGTCCGCTTTAGCCGCTTACGGTTTTGCCCGGATCGAGTTCAAGGGACGGAATGCCATGTTCATGATCTATTTGTCGATGATGATGGTCCCTCCTCAGGTCCTGTTTGTGCCGAAGTTCATCATGTTCGACTGGGTCGGCATTTACAACACGCATTGGGCTCTGATATTGCCGGGCGTATTCACGATATTCGGGGTGTTCATGATGCGGCAGTTCTTCCTCTCCGTACCGCATGAAATTTCGGAAGCTGCCTTTATCGACGGAGCAGGACATTTCCGCATTTTTTCCCGGATCATTCTGCCGATGGCGAAACCCTCGCTGGCCACGCTGGCCATTATCGATTTCTCCTGGCACTGGAACGATTACGAGAACGCCTTGGTATTCTTGATCGATCAGGATCTGTATACCGTTCCGCTGGGGCTGCAAAATTTCATCCTCGAAAATACGGTGGATTATAACGGCATGATGGCGGCGGCGACCGCAGGTATCATTCCGATGATTCTCGTGTTCCTGATCGGTCAGAAATATATCATTCAGGGCGTGGCGAGCTCGGCTGTAAAAGGATAG
- a CDS encoding carbohydrate ABC transporter permease, with the protein MKTSWMKRQQYLGYLFIGPNMVGVMLFFIVPALYSFYLMFTDYKFMSSDTKFVGLANIQKMLGDEVFYISIKNTLFFLLSVPISIGLAFIVAVVLNRSVYLKKLLRALYFMPYITSGVAVAFVWMLLFHPNNGPINGILKSFGITNPPGWLSTMDSSMYAIDIIWIWFMLGYNMIIYLAALQEVSTELLEAAKIDGARAWQTVRSILWPLVSPTTFLLLITGLIMTIKQFGIIQAITQGGPGNSTTVLSLFIYQNAFRYYEMGYASAISWALFLIIMIFTVIQWIGQKRWVHY; encoded by the coding sequence GTGAAAACATCCTGGATGAAACGGCAACAGTATCTCGGCTATCTGTTTATAGGGCCAAACATGGTCGGCGTGATGCTGTTTTTTATTGTGCCAGCCTTGTATTCGTTCTATCTCATGTTTACGGACTACAAATTTATGAGCTCGGACACGAAGTTCGTGGGCCTGGCCAACATTCAAAAAATGCTGGGCGACGAGGTCTTCTACATTTCGATCAAAAATACGCTGTTCTTTCTGTTATCCGTTCCTATATCGATCGGACTGGCTTTCATCGTTGCCGTGGTTCTGAACCGCTCGGTGTATTTAAAAAAGCTGCTCCGCGCCTTATATTTCATGCCTTACATCACCAGCGGCGTCGCCGTGGCTTTCGTATGGATGCTGCTGTTCCATCCGAATAACGGCCCGATCAACGGAATCCTCAAGTCGTTCGGGATAACCAATCCCCCGGGATGGCTGTCCACCATGGATTCGTCCATGTATGCCATCGACATCATCTGGATCTGGTTCATGCTCGGTTATAACATGATCATCTACCTGGCCGCGCTGCAGGAGGTCTCAACGGAGCTGCTGGAGGCTGCCAAAATCGACGGGGCCCGCGCCTGGCAAACGGTTCGCAGCATCCTGTGGCCGCTCGTCAGCCCCACGACCTTCCTGCTGCTTATTACCGGTCTCATTATGACCATCAAGCAGTTCGGGATCATTCAAGCCATTACGCAAGGGGGCCCGGGCAACAGCACCACCGTGTTATCCCTGTTCATATACCAGAATGCCTTCCGCTACTACGAAATGGGTTATGCATCCGCGATCTCCTGGGCGCTGTTCTTGATCATCATGATCTTCACCGTCATTCAATGGATCGGCCAGAAGCGCTGGGTTCACTATTAA
- a CDS encoding ABC transporter substrate-binding protein, protein MRNKKGWAMLLIGVLLMGLLAGCSGKTASSANEGQGTDNSKAPSSGDPVKLTMWGGVPPEAGPQEVIDAWNAEHPDIQVEYVRYVNDDDGNLKLDTAMITGQDVDLFVNYTLSQTSKRVESNLALDLSQFDDYNIDEKMGPDAEGWKINGKYYGMPTTKSAFFVALNKDALDAAGLPVPKDWTWDELREYAKKLKVGNNYGFIQNMEPFVDPIDSVLSQEGYTKADGTSNLDHPLVKKWLETLNVMMKEDKTTPPLGEQLTSKMPVEQVFLSGEVPMLNIGAWLLRSSNNFTDFPRDFTIAFAQVPRLTDSADSYVTRGGLGDYISINAKSKKQAEAWEFLKWYADGGMAPMAAGGRLPASKDADQDEALNNLLGDKKDTYDLDSLMHVLFEDKTPTYVRSLPQEVMDMRAQEYEKYFLNAQSLDQTLEAMVNRHNTFLKEGK, encoded by the coding sequence GTGAGAAATAAAAAAGGATGGGCGATGCTTCTCATCGGCGTATTGCTAATGGGTCTTCTTGCAGGCTGCAGCGGCAAAACAGCGTCATCCGCGAATGAGGGACAAGGAACGGACAATTCGAAAGCGCCTTCATCAGGCGATCCGGTCAAACTAACCATGTGGGGCGGCGTACCGCCGGAGGCCGGACCGCAAGAGGTCATCGACGCGTGGAATGCCGAGCATCCCGATATTCAAGTCGAGTATGTCCGCTACGTCAATGACGATGACGGGAACCTGAAGCTCGATACAGCCATGATTACAGGGCAGGATGTCGACCTGTTCGTGAATTACACGCTTTCTCAAACGTCCAAACGGGTGGAGTCCAATTTGGCCTTGGATCTGAGCCAATTCGACGATTACAATATCGACGAGAAAATGGGGCCCGACGCCGAAGGCTGGAAAATCAACGGGAAGTATTACGGGATGCCGACCACGAAAAGCGCCTTCTTCGTCGCGCTGAACAAGGATGCCCTTGATGCGGCCGGCCTGCCCGTTCCGAAGGACTGGACGTGGGATGAACTGCGCGAATATGCCAAGAAGCTCAAAGTCGGCAATAACTACGGATTTATTCAAAATATGGAGCCGTTCGTCGATCCGATTGATTCGGTGTTATCGCAAGAGGGGTACACCAAGGCGGACGGAACTTCGAATCTGGACCACCCGCTGGTCAAAAAATGGCTGGAAACCCTGAACGTCATGATGAAGGAGGACAAGACCACGCCGCCGCTCGGAGAGCAGCTGACTTCCAAAATGCCGGTGGAGCAAGTGTTCCTGAGCGGGGAAGTGCCTATGCTGAATATCGGGGCTTGGCTGCTGCGAAGCTCGAATAACTTTACGGACTTCCCGCGCGACTTCACCATCGCGTTCGCCCAAGTGCCGAGATTAACGGACAGTGCGGACAGCTACGTGACAAGGGGCGGACTCGGTGATTACATCTCCATTAATGCCAAATCCAAAAAACAAGCGGAAGCTTGGGAATTCCTGAAGTGGTATGCGGACGGAGGCATGGCTCCTATGGCTGCGGGCGGAAGATTGCCGGCTTCGAAGGACGCCGATCAGGATGAGGCGTTAAACAACCTGCTCGGTGATAAGAAAGACACGTATGACCTGGATTCCTTGATGCACGTCTTGTTCGAAGACAAAACGCCTACGTACGTTAGGAGCTTGCCGCAAGAGGTGATGGATATGCGGGCTCAGGAGTATGAGAAGTATTTCCTTAACGCCCAATCGCTCGATCAAACGCTGGAGGCCATGGTGAACCGGCACAATACGTTTTTAAAAGAAGGCAAATAA
- a CDS encoding response regulator, which produces MWKVLLVEDEVFVRESVREIIAWEELGFKVAGEAGNGAEALEMIRSNPPDLVLTDIVMPEMDGVELLRRTREEGYASKFVMLTCMSEFEYVRQAMEYGASNYILKLSMSVNTLRETLHKMNAELTKSNPSPNPSQPVSIPVASTETVPPQPAHHASPEEITSHPEVQKILQYIHEHYEQDITVKSMSGYVMMGENYVSALFKKKTGRTLIHYLHQVRVDKAIAYLLQTDLPVHEIGLRVGFVNDNYFIKIFKRLTGFTPSKYRQHNKDAK; this is translated from the coding sequence ATGTGGAAGGTGCTGCTGGTGGAGGATGAGGTGTTTGTGCGAGAGTCCGTGCGGGAGATCATCGCGTGGGAGGAGCTTGGATTCAAGGTGGCGGGAGAGGCAGGCAACGGCGCCGAAGCGCTGGAGATGATCCGGAGCAATCCGCCCGATCTCGTGCTGACCGATATCGTGATGCCGGAGATGGACGGCGTGGAGCTCCTCCGCAGAACCCGGGAAGAAGGGTATGCCTCAAAGTTCGTGATGCTGACCTGCATGAGTGAATTCGAGTATGTCCGGCAAGCGATGGAATACGGGGCATCCAACTATATCCTGAAGCTGTCGATGAGCGTGAATACGCTGAGGGAGACGCTGCACAAAATGAATGCCGAGCTGACCAAGAGTAACCCGAGCCCGAACCCAAGCCAACCTGTTTCGATTCCGGTCGCGTCCACGGAGACGGTGCCGCCACAACCGGCGCATCATGCCTCCCCCGAGGAAATCACGTCGCACCCGGAAGTACAGAAAATATTGCAGTACATCCATGAGCACTACGAGCAGGACATTACGGTAAAATCGATGTCGGGCTACGTGATGATGGGCGAGAATTACGTCAGCGCGCTCTTCAAGAAAAAGACCGGACGCACCTTGATTCATTATTTGCACCAGGTCCGGGTGGATAAAGCCATCGCGTATTTGCTTCAAACCGACCTCCCTGTTCACGAGATCGGCCTTCGGGTGGGGTTCGTGAACGACAATTATTTTATAAAGATATTCAAGCGGTTGACCGGCTTCACGCCGAGCAAATACAGACAACACAACAAAGACGCTAAATAG
- a CDS encoding sensor histidine kinase, whose translation MLNRIRSLFPHKLKYRLFAAFVLVILLPFGILNLYNYQRIETLVQEKISQQSHSQLEQMYRTLEDQLSVAFKTLIFLEQDSTVASVLTHPGQRQGLENKNLMEEKFKNLNNSFFLYNPSVYFTILDFHGNAYTSYSPREALDYRKLRDNPGFDREQMDGVSYHWVSSDANYVLRDISTSPYLLSLYAYMETPRNKPYGMARISIDYSFWFQSVLKQSTLRQEYFLITSAGENVSQSILNSSLTGEVKARIAAEPRQKYFIDKTSNTLVNYIYVESLDWYIVNRIPLTVLFNEIEELKGQYFMTFFLLTGAFLIMTFIIAATITRPLSHLQNKMKAVVRNNLKIRLPEHKFRGEILELTQTFNSMLNDMDMLIQRLKAEERQKEAVHFHMLLAQMNPHFLLNTLNTVKWSAIRHGNEDITNITLSLGKLLEASLNTEKDLVHLKDEIELVQAYVHIQQVRYNHRFDVTFAYDEDILYALVPKLCLQPLVENAILHGIGPLPEQEGLIEITVTREGPNRLAVEIKDNGVGMEQSRQAGGMRKRPGIGLNNVQELLRLLFKEEGSMEIISSERGTRIRFSIPLLISTPYQNDHLISS comes from the coding sequence GTGCTGAACCGAATACGATCCCTGTTTCCACACAAGCTGAAATACCGTCTGTTTGCCGCGTTCGTTCTGGTCATACTGCTGCCTTTCGGCATTTTGAATTTGTACAACTACCAGCGGATTGAGACCTTGGTCCAGGAGAAAATCAGCCAGCAGAGCCACAGCCAGCTGGAGCAGATGTATCGAACGCTGGAGGATCAGTTGAGCGTAGCCTTCAAAACGCTGATATTTCTGGAGCAGGATTCGACGGTGGCCTCCGTGCTGACCCATCCCGGACAGCGGCAGGGGCTCGAGAACAAAAACCTGATGGAGGAAAAGTTCAAAAATTTGAACAACAGCTTTTTCCTATATAATCCGTCAGTCTACTTCACGATTCTCGACTTTCATGGCAACGCTTACACTTCTTATTCTCCCAGGGAGGCCCTCGATTACAGGAAACTGCGGGACAACCCTGGCTTTGATAGGGAACAGATGGATGGCGTGTCGTATCATTGGGTTTCCAGCGATGCGAACTACGTGCTGCGGGATATCTCGACGAGTCCTTACCTGCTGTCGCTGTACGCTTACATGGAAACTCCCCGCAACAAGCCGTACGGCATGGCCCGGATCAGCATCGACTACTCCTTCTGGTTTCAATCGGTATTGAAGCAGTCGACGCTGCGGCAGGAGTATTTCTTGATTACGAGCGCTGGCGAGAACGTATCCCAATCGATCTTGAACAGCAGTCTGACCGGCGAGGTGAAAGCCAGGATTGCGGCCGAGCCCAGGCAGAAGTATTTTATCGATAAAACCTCCAACACCCTGGTGAATTACATTTACGTGGAATCGCTGGATTGGTATATCGTGAACCGGATTCCGCTGACGGTGCTCTTTAACGAGATCGAGGAGCTGAAGGGCCAATATTTCATGACCTTTTTCCTGCTGACCGGCGCTTTCCTCATCATGACCTTCATTATTGCCGCCACGATTACCCGGCCGTTATCCCATTTGCAGAATAAGATGAAGGCGGTTGTCCGCAACAATCTGAAGATCCGTCTGCCGGAGCACAAGTTCCGGGGCGAGATTCTGGAGCTGACGCAGACGTTCAATTCCATGCTCAACGACATGGATATGCTGATTCAGCGATTGAAGGCCGAGGAAAGGCAGAAGGAAGCGGTGCATTTTCATATGCTGCTGGCTCAGATGAACCCGCATTTTCTGCTCAATACGCTAAATACGGTCAAGTGGAGTGCCATTCGCCACGGGAATGAGGATATCACGAATATCACCCTGTCTCTGGGCAAGCTGCTGGAGGCGAGCCTGAATACGGAGAAGGATCTGGTGCACCTGAAGGATGAAATCGAGCTGGTGCAGGCTTACGTCCATATTCAGCAGGTGCGTTATAATCACCGTTTTGACGTGACCTTTGCGTATGATGAGGACATCCTCTATGCGCTTGTGCCCAAGCTCTGCCTGCAGCCGCTCGTGGAGAATGCCATCCTACACGGAATCGGGCCGCTGCCGGAGCAGGAGGGTCTCATTGAAATTACGGTTACCCGGGAGGGACCGAATCGATTGGCGGTGGAGATCAAGGACAACGGCGTCGGCATGGAGCAGTCCCGGCAGGCGGGCGGAATGCGTAAACGTCCGGGCATCGGTCTCAACAATGTCCAAGAGCTGCTGCGGCTGCTATTTAAGGAAGAGGGCAGCATGGAGATTATTTCTTCGGAGCGGGGAACGCGAATTCGATTTTCTATCCCGCTGTTAATCTCAACGCCTTATCAGAACGATCACTTGATTTCATCATAA
- a CDS encoding S-layer homology domain-containing protein has product MKRSLQRSRKWLILPAAMLIAAVLSAPDAHAADVQQLTGDRTKQDILNKWQQYKPMDTGTSYMGPERIYMESPSVAVPYKAGTIKPEYIEDGIRAVNFVRYLSGLPDDVTANPSLAGQQQAAALVNALHQKLSHYPTMPAGMDDSLYASAKEGARTSNLYGGSPTFYDNVLGYMADSGATNIDRVGHRRWIINPEMKQTMFGMVHTANNVAYASMYSMDKGRPASEVQYDYIAWPSAGYFPEEVFKTNDPWSVSLNPQKYDRTRTDQIQVKLTRVRDGKEWSFDKSDNDKSGKYFNVQTSYYGVPFAVIFRPDGIGDFASDDAFTVQITGLYTASGSAAQVEFTTTFFKMMPGLLARYDIQLQKGETLQMGLTDGLQTSGNTFKSGDNRIVEIDANGKVKAVGKGSTWISVNDYLESRSRVHVNVNDGPADGKVSNWAQADYMKAKANGIIGWPFDRSYQQPITRVEFTEMAVHMIETMLGQDLYMDVTGVKTPFKDVDDWTVTWANQNGIINGTSPQSFSPRATITREQAAALILQVYAKTNELKGRAASTGSVSASRFADDSSISPWAKEQVYQAINLSLMNGMAKNQFNPKGELTFEQTYVLLLNCFEMLMEK; this is encoded by the coding sequence ATGAAACGATCACTCCAACGATCGAGAAAATGGCTGATTCTGCCTGCGGCTATGCTGATCGCAGCAGTCTTATCGGCCCCCGATGCCCATGCAGCTGACGTTCAGCAGCTGACGGGAGATCGAACGAAGCAGGATATCCTGAATAAATGGCAGCAGTACAAACCCATGGATACCGGCACATCCTACATGGGGCCTGAACGAATTTACATGGAATCGCCAAGCGTCGCCGTACCCTATAAGGCAGGGACGATAAAACCGGAATATATCGAGGACGGCATTCGCGCCGTCAACTTTGTAAGGTACCTATCCGGCCTGCCCGATGACGTGACGGCCAACCCTTCGCTTGCAGGGCAACAGCAGGCGGCAGCGCTTGTAAACGCTCTGCATCAAAAGCTGAGCCATTATCCAACCATGCCGGCCGGCATGGACGATTCGCTGTACGCTTCAGCGAAGGAAGGAGCGAGGACAAGCAACCTTTACGGAGGCAGCCCGACCTTTTATGACAATGTCCTTGGTTATATGGCGGATAGCGGGGCTACGAATATCGATCGCGTCGGACACCGCCGGTGGATCATCAATCCGGAGATGAAACAGACCATGTTCGGTATGGTACATACCGCCAACAACGTTGCCTATGCGTCGATGTACTCGATGGACAAGGGCCGCCCGGCTTCCGAAGTTCAGTATGATTACATCGCCTGGCCGTCTGCAGGATATTTTCCGGAAGAGGTTTTTAAGACAAACGATCCATGGTCGGTGTCGTTGAACCCGCAAAAGTATGACCGGACAAGAACGGATCAGATTCAAGTGAAATTGACCCGTGTCAGGGACGGGAAAGAGTGGAGCTTTGACAAAAGCGACAACGATAAATCGGGCAAATATTTCAATGTGCAGACCAGCTATTACGGCGTGCCGTTTGCCGTCATTTTTAGGCCTGACGGCATAGGCGATTTTGCGTCGGACGATGCCTTCACCGTTCAGATCACGGGTCTATATACCGCTTCCGGAAGCGCGGCACAGGTTGAGTTCACCACGACGTTTTTCAAAATGATGCCTGGTTTGTTGGCCCGCTACGATATTCAGCTTCAAAAGGGGGAAACCCTTCAAATGGGCCTCACCGACGGACTGCAGACCAGCGGCAATACGTTCAAAAGCGGAGATAACCGGATCGTGGAGATTGATGCAAACGGCAAGGTCAAAGCCGTAGGCAAGGGATCGACATGGATCTCTGTCAATGATTATCTGGAGTCAAGAAGCCGGGTCCACGTTAACGTGAATGACGGTCCGGCTGATGGCAAAGTGAGTAACTGGGCTCAAGCGGATTACATGAAGGCAAAAGCGAATGGCATTATCGGCTGGCCGTTTGACCGATCCTACCAGCAGCCGATTACCAGAGTGGAGTTTACGGAGATGGCGGTACATATGATCGAGACCATGCTGGGACAGGATCTTTATATGGACGTCACCGGCGTTAAGACCCCGTTTAAGGACGTCGATGATTGGACCGTGACGTGGGCAAACCAAAACGGTATCATCAACGGCACATCGCCGCAATCCTTCTCGCCGCGAGCGACCATCACCAGAGAACAGGCTGCCGCGCTGATCCTTCAGGTGTATGCCAAGACGAATGAATTGAAAGGCAGAGCGGCATCAACCGGATCCGTTTCGGCTTCTCGGTTCGCGGACGACAGCAGCATCTCGCCATGGGCGAAGGAACAAGTATACCAAGCGATAAACCTCTCTTTAATGAACGGCATGGCCAAGAATCAGTTCAACCCGAAAGGGGAGCTCACCTTTGAGCAGACGTATGTGCTGCTGTTAAATTGCTTTGAAATGCTGATGGAAAAGTAA